The proteins below are encoded in one region of Streptomyces sp. NBC_00490:
- a CDS encoding tetratricopeptide repeat protein, whose amino-acid sequence MENHEEAAPRRSRVAGRVVIAAVAGCLVLGGTLMVLPLRPPGPKAPAPPAPGAQARAAVSTGVAAALPDLAALIGERETHLRRHPRDAESWAVLGAAYVEQGRRTAEPAYYPKADNALRTSLRVRAEGNAEALGGLAALANARRDFRAAKKWGEAALKLDPKRWTTYPPLLDAYTGLGDWKATERTLERLQGLRGGPAVMARAGAVYRDRGWREDAMAQLSDAAAGAEAPAERAAYLERVGQLAWERGDREPALRHFQEAVRIDPDQRAAQAGQGRVLAALGRTSEALSAYRMALAKQPHPQYALELGELHESLGLRQAAQVQYDLLRARVRGAAAGGADEELVLGVFEADHGDPQAAVQRLRAEWRRQPGIAVADALGWALHRAGQDEEALRYAVRATDTVHGGGVRSALHAYHRGMIERDLEKYGPARRHLQEALRINPYFSPLLVRTAREALTALGEPSVEELPVMDAKAETDTESES is encoded by the coding sequence ATGGAGAACCATGAGGAGGCGGCCCCCCGGCGTTCGCGTGTCGCGGGGCGGGTGGTGATCGCGGCCGTCGCCGGGTGTCTGGTGCTGGGCGGGACGCTGATGGTGCTGCCCTTGCGGCCGCCGGGCCCGAAGGCGCCCGCGCCGCCCGCTCCGGGGGCGCAGGCACGGGCGGCGGTCAGCACGGGGGTGGCGGCCGCGCTGCCGGACCTCGCGGCTCTGATCGGTGAGCGGGAGACGCATCTGCGGCGGCATCCGCGGGACGCCGAGTCGTGGGCGGTGCTCGGGGCGGCTTATGTCGAGCAGGGGCGGCGGACGGCGGAACCGGCGTACTACCCGAAGGCGGACAACGCGCTGCGTACGTCGCTGAGGGTGCGGGCCGAGGGGAACGCCGAGGCGCTCGGCGGGCTAGCCGCGCTGGCGAACGCACGGCGGGACTTCCGGGCCGCGAAGAAGTGGGGCGAGGCCGCGCTGAAGCTGGATCCGAAGCGCTGGACGACGTATCCGCCGCTGCTCGACGCCTACACCGGGCTCGGCGACTGGAAGGCGACGGAGCGGACTCTGGAGCGGCTCCAGGGGCTGCGCGGCGGACCGGCCGTGATGGCGCGGGCCGGGGCCGTGTACCGGGACCGGGGCTGGCGCGAGGACGCGATGGCGCAGCTCTCCGACGCGGCGGCGGGCGCCGAGGCCCCCGCGGAACGGGCCGCGTATCTGGAGCGGGTGGGGCAGCTGGCCTGGGAGCGCGGTGACCGTGAGCCGGCGCTGCGGCACTTCCAGGAGGCGGTGCGCATCGACCCCGACCAGCGGGCCGCGCAGGCCGGGCAGGGGCGGGTGCTGGCGGCGCTGGGGCGGACCTCGGAGGCGCTGAGCGCGTACCGGATGGCGCTGGCCAAGCAGCCGCATCCGCAGTACGCCCTGGAACTGGGCGAGTTGCACGAGTCGCTGGGGCTGCGGCAGGCGGCCCAGGTCCAGTACGACCTGTTGCGGGCGCGGGTGCGCGGTGCCGCGGCGGGCGGGGCCGACGAGGAGCTGGTGCTGGGGGTGTTCGAGGCGGACCACGGGGATCCACAGGCGGCCGTACAGCGGTTGCGGGCGGAGTGGCGGCGCCAGCCCGGGATCGCGGTGGCCGACGCGCTGGGGTGGGCGCTGCACCGGGCCGGTCAGGACGAGGAGGCGCTGCGGTACGCGGTGCGGGCGACGGACACGGTGCACGGGGGCGGGGTGCGCAGTGCGCTGCACGCGTATCACCGGGGCATGATCGAGCGGGACTTGGAGAAGTACGGGCCGGCCCGGCGGCACCTCCAGGAGGCGCTGCGGATCAACCCGTACTTCTCGCCGCTGCTGGTGCGGACGGCCCGGGAGGCGTTGACGGCGTTGGGTGAGCCGTCGGTCGAGGAGCTGCCGGTGATGGACGCGAAGGCGGAGACGGACACGGAGTCGGAGTCCTAG
- the nthA gene encoding nitrile hydratase subunit alpha, with amino-acid sequence MSGDHHADATIARRVRRLETLLEEKGVITGEKVDEAIDAFLAASSPANGAKVVARAWTDEAYKARLLADGTAAVRELGYMDGSYQRLRVVENTASTHNVIVCTLCSCYPLRLLGPSPSWYKSEAYRSRVVREPRQVLREFGLELPDSTDITVWDSSAESRYMVLPRRPEATDGLGEDELAALVTRNALIGTAAV; translated from the coding sequence ATGAGCGGTGACCACCACGCCGACGCGACGATCGCCCGCCGGGTCCGCCGGCTGGAGACCCTGCTGGAGGAGAAGGGCGTGATCACCGGCGAGAAGGTGGACGAGGCGATCGACGCCTTCCTCGCCGCGTCCTCACCGGCGAACGGGGCGAAGGTCGTCGCCCGCGCCTGGACCGACGAGGCGTACAAGGCGCGACTGCTGGCCGACGGGACCGCCGCCGTACGGGAGTTGGGCTACATGGACGGCTCCTACCAGCGGCTGCGCGTCGTCGAGAACACGGCGAGCACCCACAACGTGATCGTCTGCACCCTCTGCTCCTGCTACCCGCTGCGCCTCCTCGGCCCGTCCCCGAGCTGGTACAAGTCCGAGGCCTACCGCTCCCGCGTGGTCCGTGAACCCCGCCAGGTGCTGCGGGAGTTCGGACTCGAACTGCCCGACTCCACGGACATCACGGTGTGGGACTCCAGCGCCGAGTCCCGCTACATGGTGCTGCCCCGCAGACCCGAGGCGACCGACGGGCTCGGGGAGGACGAACTGGCGGCGCTGGTCACGCGCAACGCCTTGATCGGCACCGCCGCGGTCTAG
- a CDS encoding SH3-like domain-containing protein, with the protein MTDRFPPGTRVRTFPHDPPHHTRLPRYARGKRGVIVEPEGPDELPDISAQGRGDAPVEQIYAVRFQARDLWGEGDHHVVLDLWESYLEEDRADER; encoded by the coding sequence ATGACTGACCGCTTCCCGCCCGGCACCCGGGTGCGCACCTTCCCGCACGACCCGCCGCACCACACCCGGCTGCCCCGGTACGCGCGCGGCAAGCGGGGCGTGATCGTCGAGCCGGAGGGCCCCGACGAACTCCCCGACATCAGCGCACAGGGGCGCGGCGACGCGCCGGTCGAGCAGATCTACGCCGTCCGCTTCCAGGCCCGTGACCTGTGGGGCGAGGGCGACCATCACGTCGTACTGGATCTGTGGGAAAGCTATCTGGAGGAGGACCGCGCCGATGAGCGGTGA
- a CDS encoding phage baseplate protein yields the protein MTDRIDLDVPATRWLKEKALKEGTVLQSFAFDEVHQHLYVLQVRRGGIGAGNLCLNKLDHDGKLLGSMNLQGFGHGVSMGVQNAADGKVWIWTEADAKGGYGQGVTRFQFKNGATRTGEDVKIRKPIPGSTNNQPSVCMASQRIAVRYRVKGKPRYRIWDLDAFVAREYDHPVADIAQPAAHPDRTIPFQGYALHRDHIYQLAGTAYDAETNPPAEHGNAYLSSVDITTGELVQRLRTEAGRSLTYREPEGVAVRRKGGTRLYLGLASGTVGERRFSLYYKKPKQ from the coding sequence GTGACCGACCGCATCGACCTCGACGTACCGGCGACCCGCTGGCTGAAGGAGAAGGCCCTCAAGGAGGGCACGGTCCTGCAGTCCTTCGCCTTCGACGAGGTGCACCAGCACCTGTACGTCCTCCAGGTGCGCCGCGGCGGCATCGGCGCGGGCAATCTGTGCCTCAACAAGCTCGACCACGACGGCAAACTGCTCGGCAGCATGAACCTCCAGGGCTTCGGGCACGGCGTCAGCATGGGTGTGCAGAACGCCGCCGACGGCAAGGTCTGGATCTGGACCGAGGCCGACGCCAAGGGCGGCTACGGCCAGGGCGTCACCCGCTTCCAGTTCAAGAACGGCGCCACCCGCACTGGCGAGGACGTCAAGATACGCAAGCCGATACCCGGGTCCACCAACAACCAGCCCTCGGTCTGCATGGCCTCGCAGCGCATCGCCGTCCGCTACCGCGTCAAGGGCAAGCCGCGCTACCGGATCTGGGACCTCGACGCCTTCGTCGCCCGCGAGTACGACCACCCCGTCGCCGACATCGCCCAGCCCGCCGCGCACCCCGACAGGACGATCCCCTTCCAGGGCTACGCCCTGCACCGCGACCACATCTACCAGCTCGCCGGGACGGCCTACGACGCCGAGACCAACCCGCCCGCCGAGCACGGCAACGCCTACCTCTCCAGCGTCGACATCACCACCGGCGAGCTGGTCCAGCGGCTGCGCACCGAGGCCGGCCGCTCCCTCACCTACCGCGAGCCCGAGGGCGTCGCCGTCCGCCGCAAGGGCGGCACGCGGCTGTATCTGGGCCTCGCCTCCGGGACGGTCGGGGAACGCAGGTTCTCCCTGTACTACAAGAAGCCGAAGCAGTAG
- the hppD gene encoding 4-hydroxyphenylpyruvate dioxygenase, which translates to MTQTTHHTPDTARQADPFPVKGMDAVVFAVGNAKQAAHYYSTAFGMKLVAYSGPENGSRETASYVLENGSARFVLTSVIKPATTWGHFLAQHVAEHGDGVIDLAIEVPDARAAYAYALEHGARSVAEPYELKDEHGTVVLAAIATYGETRHTLVERSGYDGPYLPGYTAAAPLVQPPAHRTFQAIDHCVGNVELGRMNEWVGFYNKVMGFTNMKEFVGDDIATEYSALMSKVVADGTLKVKFPINEPAIAKKKSQIDEYLEFYGGAGVQHIALNTNDIVETVRTMRAAGVQFLDTPDSYYDTLGEWVGDTRVPVDTLRELKILADRDEDGYLLQIFTKPVQDKPTVFFELIERHGSMGFGKGNFKALFEAIEREQERRGNL; encoded by the coding sequence ATGACGCAGACCACTCACCACACTCCCGACACCGCCCGGCAGGCCGATCCCTTCCCGGTCAAGGGAATGGACGCGGTCGTCTTCGCCGTGGGCAACGCCAAGCAGGCGGCGCACTACTACTCCACCGCCTTCGGCATGAAGCTGGTCGCCTACTCCGGACCGGAGAACGGCAGCCGCGAGACCGCGAGCTACGTCCTGGAGAACGGCTCCGCCCGCTTCGTGCTCACCTCGGTGATCAAGCCCGCCACCACCTGGGGCCACTTCCTCGCCCAGCACGTCGCCGAGCACGGCGACGGCGTGATCGACCTCGCCATCGAGGTCCCGGACGCCCGCGCCGCGTACGCCTACGCGCTGGAGCACGGCGCCCGCTCGGTCGCCGAGCCGTACGAGCTGAAGGACGAGCACGGCACCGTCGTACTGGCCGCGATCGCCACGTACGGCGAGACCCGCCACACCCTCGTCGAGCGCTCCGGCTACGACGGCCCCTACCTCCCCGGCTACACCGCGGCGGCCCCGCTCGTCCAGCCGCCCGCCCACCGCACCTTCCAGGCCATCGACCACTGCGTCGGCAACGTCGAGCTCGGCCGGATGAACGAGTGGGTCGGCTTCTACAACAAGGTCATGGGCTTCACGAACATGAAGGAGTTCGTGGGCGACGACATCGCCACCGAGTACAGCGCGCTGATGTCGAAGGTCGTCGCGGACGGCACCCTCAAGGTCAAGTTCCCGATCAACGAGCCCGCCATCGCCAAGAAGAAGTCCCAGATCGACGAGTACCTGGAGTTCTACGGCGGTGCGGGCGTCCAGCACATCGCGCTCAACACCAACGACATCGTCGAGACCGTACGGACCATGCGGGCGGCCGGAGTCCAGTTCCTCGACACCCCGGACTCCTACTACGACACCCTCGGCGAATGGGTCGGCGACACCCGCGTGCCCGTCGACACCCTGCGCGAACTGAAGATCCTCGCCGACCGCGACGAGGACGGCTACCTGCTCCAGATCTTCACCAAGCCGGTCCAGGACAAGCCGACCGTGTTCTTCGAACTCATCGAGCGGCACGGCTCGATGGGCTTCGGCAAGGGCAACTTCAAGGCCCTCTTCGAGGCGATCGAGCGGGAGCAGGAGCGACGCGGAAACCTGTGA
- a CDS encoding Lrp/AsnC family transcriptional regulator: MGIDGLDGRIIVLLAREPRIGVLEMSRRLGVARGTVQARLDRLQSNGVIRGFGPQVDPAALGYPVTAFATLEIRQGQGADVRAHLAGVPEVLELHTTTGSGDMLCRLVARSNADLQRVIDLVVGFDGIVRAATAIVMENPVPLRIIPLVEQAAEDQERT; the protein is encoded by the coding sequence GTGGGGATCGACGGACTGGACGGGCGGATCATCGTGCTGCTGGCGCGGGAGCCGCGGATCGGGGTGCTGGAGATGTCCCGGCGGCTGGGGGTGGCGCGCGGGACCGTGCAGGCGCGGCTGGACCGGCTTCAGTCGAATGGCGTCATCCGGGGATTCGGGCCGCAGGTGGATCCGGCCGCGCTCGGCTATCCGGTGACCGCGTTCGCCACGCTGGAGATCCGGCAGGGGCAAGGGGCGGACGTACGGGCGCACTTGGCGGGCGTGCCGGAGGTCCTGGAGCTGCACACCACGACCGGCAGCGGGGACATGCTGTGCCGTCTCGTGGCCAGGTCGAACGCCGATCTCCAGCGGGTGATCGACCTGGTTGTCGGTTTTGATGGCATTGTCCGGGCCGCCACGGCGATCGTCATGGAGAACCCCGTTCCGCTGCGGATCATCCCGCTGGTGGAGCAGGCGGCCGAGGACCAGGAGAGGACCTAG
- a CDS encoding ABC transporter permease, whose protein sequence is MTFWEYLGNRHQQLLTDAYQHASAVFQCMVVATVIGVLIGVVTYRSDWAGNLATTATSTLLTIPSLAMIGLLIPMVGLGVPPTVIALTLYGLLPIVRNAIVGLRGVDPSLVDAATGIGMSRLTRLVRVELPLAWPPILTGIRVSTQMLMGIAAIAAYASGPGLGNEIFRGIASLGSKNALNQVLAGTLGIIVLALLFDAAYVLIGRLTIPRGIRV, encoded by the coding sequence GTGACGTTCTGGGAGTACCTGGGCAACCGCCATCAGCAGCTGCTCACGGACGCCTACCAGCACGCGAGCGCCGTGTTCCAGTGCATGGTCGTGGCAACCGTGATCGGGGTCCTGATCGGTGTGGTCACCTATCGCAGCGACTGGGCCGGCAACCTCGCCACGACGGCCACCTCGACCCTCCTGACCATCCCGTCGCTGGCCATGATCGGTCTGCTCATCCCGATGGTCGGCCTGGGTGTGCCGCCCACGGTGATCGCGCTGACCCTGTACGGCCTGCTGCCGATCGTGCGCAACGCGATCGTCGGCCTGCGCGGCGTCGACCCGTCACTGGTGGACGCGGCGACGGGCATCGGGATGTCCCGGCTGACGCGGCTCGTGCGGGTCGAGCTGCCGCTGGCCTGGCCGCCGATCCTGACCGGCATCCGGGTCTCCACGCAGATGCTGATGGGCATCGCCGCCATCGCCGCCTACGCCTCCGGGCCCGGCCTCGGCAACGAGATCTTCCGCGGCATCGCCTCCCTGGGCAGCAAGAACGCCCTCAACCAGGTGCTCGCGGGCACGCTCGGGATCATCGTCCTGGCCCTGCTGTTCGACGCCGCGTACGTCCTGATCGGACGGCTGACCATTCCCAGGGGGATCCGTGTCTGA
- a CDS encoding betaine/proline/choline family ABC transporter ATP-binding protein (Members of the family are the ATP-binding subunit of ABC transporters for substrates such as betaine, L-proline or other amino acids, choline, carnitine, etc. The substrate specificity is best determined from the substrate-binding subunit, rather than this subunit, as it interacts with the permease subunit and not with substrate directly.): MSDTSGASIELENLTKRYPGSPQPAVDNVTMEIKAGEIVIFVGPSGCGKSTTLKMINRLIEPTGGRIRIGGEDVTDIDPVKLRRKVGYAIQSAGLFPHMTVAQNIALVPKMVGWGKARIKDRIEELLDLVGLDPGEFHDRYPRQLSGGQQQRVGVARALAADPPVLLMDEPFGAVDPITRDHLQDELIRLQHELHKTIVFVTHDFDEAIKLGDRIAVLRERSHIAQFDTPEAILTNPADDFVSGFVGAGAALKRLNLTRVRDVEITDYPTVTVDDPLQDIFNRLRVSGTNEILLLDKRGRPYKWLRRGDLMRAKGSLARAGTLVHDTVTRDATLRDALEAVLTDNAGRVAVTGRRGEYTGVVDMETLMNSVHELLEADRLDAVEHQHQLEEARARQTHAEQEGDGGEKKA, translated from the coding sequence GTGTCTGACACCTCCGGCGCCTCCATCGAGCTGGAGAACCTGACCAAGAGGTATCCCGGCAGTCCACAGCCTGCCGTCGACAACGTCACCATGGAGATCAAGGCGGGCGAGATCGTCATCTTCGTCGGCCCCTCCGGCTGCGGTAAGTCGACCACCCTCAAGATGATCAACCGGCTGATCGAGCCGACCGGCGGCCGGATCCGCATCGGCGGCGAGGACGTCACCGACATCGATCCGGTGAAGCTGCGCCGCAAGGTGGGCTACGCGATCCAGTCGGCCGGTCTGTTCCCGCACATGACGGTCGCGCAGAACATCGCGCTGGTGCCGAAGATGGTCGGCTGGGGCAAGGCCCGGATCAAGGACCGTATCGAGGAGCTCCTGGACCTCGTGGGGCTCGACCCCGGCGAGTTCCACGACCGCTACCCCCGTCAGCTCTCCGGCGGTCAGCAGCAACGCGTGGGCGTCGCACGGGCGTTGGCGGCGGACCCGCCCGTCCTGCTGATGGACGAGCCGTTCGGCGCGGTCGACCCGATCACCCGTGACCATCTCCAGGACGAGCTGATCAGACTCCAGCACGAGCTGCACAAGACGATCGTCTTCGTCACGCACGACTTCGACGAGGCGATCAAACTCGGCGACCGGATCGCCGTACTGCGCGAACGCTCGCACATCGCGCAGTTCGACACCCCGGAGGCGATCCTCACCAACCCGGCGGACGACTTCGTGTCCGGGTTCGTCGGGGCCGGGGCGGCTCTCAAGCGGCTCAACCTCACCCGCGTACGGGACGTGGAGATCACCGACTATCCGACGGTCACCGTCGACGACCCGCTCCAGGACATCTTCAACCGGCTCCGGGTCAGCGGTACGAACGAGATCCTGCTGCTCGACAAGCGGGGGCGCCCCTACAAGTGGCTCAGGCGCGGGGACCTGATGCGGGCGAAGGGCTCGCTGGCCCGGGCCGGGACGCTGGTGCACGACACGGTGACCCGGGACGCGACCCTGCGGGACGCCCTGGAAGCCGTGCTCACCGACAACGCGGGACGGGTCGCGGTCACCGGGCGGCGCGGTGAGTACACCGGCGTCGTGGACATGGAGACGCTCATGAACTCCGTGCACGAGCTGCTGGAGGCCGACCGTCTGGACGCCGTGGAGCACCAGCACCAGCTGGAGGAGGCACGCGCCCGCCAGACGCACGCCGAGCAGGAGGGCGACGGAGGGGAGAAGAAGGCGTGA
- a CDS encoding ABC transporter permease, which yields MSIPELEEDAPTEREAPPPPVTARRRVTWQKLTFLPAVLVAVLLATWLWFQQADLDPISENALSNGQVSKALWQQVQLTVISTFFVLIIAIPLGILLTRGMFRPATPVAMAFANMGQATPAIGLLALLVIWLGTGMRAALIGMIIYAVLPVLANTVAGLKANDPTLLEAARGIGMSPLGVLTRVELPLAVPLILAGVRTALVLNVGTATLATFGGGGGLGVLITTGITTQRMPVLMLGSILTVSLALLVDWLATLAELLLRPRGLEVGT from the coding sequence GTGAGCATCCCCGAGCTGGAGGAGGACGCGCCGACGGAGCGGGAGGCGCCGCCACCGCCGGTCACCGCCCGGCGGCGGGTCACCTGGCAGAAGCTGACCTTTCTGCCCGCCGTGCTGGTGGCGGTGCTGCTGGCGACCTGGCTGTGGTTCCAGCAGGCGGACCTGGACCCGATCTCCGAGAACGCCCTGTCGAACGGGCAGGTCTCCAAGGCCCTTTGGCAGCAGGTGCAGCTGACGGTGATCTCGACGTTCTTCGTGCTGATCATCGCGATCCCGCTGGGCATCCTGCTGACCCGCGGGATGTTCCGCCCGGCGACCCCGGTGGCGATGGCGTTCGCCAACATGGGGCAGGCGACACCGGCGATCGGTCTGCTGGCGCTGCTGGTGATCTGGCTGGGCACGGGCATGAGGGCGGCACTGATCGGCATGATCATCTACGCCGTGCTGCCCGTGCTCGCGAACACCGTCGCGGGCCTGAAGGCCAACGACCCGACCCTGCTGGAGGCGGCGCGGGGCATCGGCATGTCCCCGCTGGGGGTGCTCACCCGCGTCGAACTGCCGCTGGCGGTCCCGCTGATCCTGGCGGGCGTCCGGACGGCGCTGGTGCTGAACGTCGGGACCGCGACACTGGCGACCTTCGGCGGTGGAGGAGGTCTGGGCGTCCTGATCACGACCGGCATCACCACCCAGCGCATGCCGGTGCTGATGCTGGGATCGATCCTCACGGTCTCCCTCGCCCTGCTGGTGGACTGGCTGGCGACCCTTGCCGAACTGCTCCTCAGACCACGCGGGCTGGAGGTGGGGACGTGA
- a CDS encoding glycine betaine ABC transporter substrate-binding protein, giving the protein MVDDVEPGSIGRGLPLEGADLTVTSKEFTEQLILGAIMGIAFQAAGADVLDRTGIQGSIGAREAVKSGDADGMYEYTGTAWITYQGNSEPIDDPREQWEAVRKADLSNGLTWLAPASLNNTYALAMNQANFEKYGTKTLSDVAALSKSDPGAVTLCVEGEFANRADGLPGMEKAYGMSVPAKNITQMDTGIIYTQVQKGSCTYGEVFTTDGRIKSMNLAVMADDRKFFPNYNAAPAINSAALKKWPAIAEVLDPVTRKLDNTVARELNAKVDVDGQDPHQVALDWMEEEGFVKEK; this is encoded by the coding sequence ATGGTCGACGACGTCGAGCCCGGCTCCATCGGCAGGGGTCTGCCCCTCGAGGGCGCCGACCTCACCGTCACGTCCAAGGAGTTCACCGAGCAGCTGATCCTCGGCGCGATCATGGGGATCGCGTTCCAGGCGGCCGGGGCGGATGTCCTGGACCGGACGGGCATCCAGGGCTCGATCGGGGCCCGGGAGGCGGTCAAGTCCGGTGACGCGGACGGGATGTACGAGTACACGGGCACCGCCTGGATCACGTACCAGGGCAACAGCGAGCCCATCGACGACCCGCGGGAGCAGTGGGAGGCGGTACGCAAGGCGGACCTGAGCAACGGGCTGACCTGGCTGGCACCGGCGTCCCTCAACAACACGTACGCGCTCGCGATGAACCAGGCCAACTTCGAGAAGTACGGCACGAAGACGCTGTCGGACGTGGCGGCGCTGTCGAAGTCGGACCCCGGGGCCGTGACCCTGTGTGTGGAGGGCGAGTTCGCCAACCGCGCGGACGGGCTGCCGGGCATGGAGAAGGCGTACGGGATGAGCGTCCCGGCGAAGAACATCACCCAGATGGACACCGGGATCATCTACACCCAGGTGCAGAAGGGCAGTTGCACCTACGGCGAGGTCTTCACCACCGACGGCCGCATCAAGTCCATGAACCTCGCGGTGATGGCCGACGACAGGAAGTTCTTCCCCAACTACAACGCGGCGCCCGCGATCAACTCCGCGGCGCTGAAGAAGTGGCCGGCGATCGCGGAGGTCCTCGACCCGGTCACGAGGAAGCTGGACAACACGGTCGCGCGGGAGCTGAACGCCAAGGTGGACGTGGACGGGCAGGATCCGCACCAGGTCGCGCTGGACTGGATGGAGGAGGAGGGGTTCGTGAAGGAGAAGTAG
- a CDS encoding YlbL family protein — MLSRLTRPQAVTVCALPVVALLATAAFAPLPFSLAQPGMTANVLGENKGTPVITISGAPTRDTSGQLRMTTIEATNPDTRVSLGDVLDAWFDTDRAVMPRDSVYPSGQSTKEIERHNTAQMKESQDAATQAALNYLDLKDDDIKVSLKLADVGGPSAGLLFSLGIVDKLDGDGSGGDLTGGRTIAGTGTIEADGTVGAVGGVPLKTQAARRDGATVFLVPEDECSDAEAELPKGLRLVPVTTLKGAISALVALETGKGSVPSC; from the coding sequence GTGCTCTCTCGCCTCACACGCCCCCAGGCCGTAACCGTCTGTGCCCTGCCCGTCGTGGCCCTGCTCGCCACGGCGGCCTTCGCACCGCTGCCGTTCTCGCTGGCACAGCCCGGTATGACGGCGAACGTCCTCGGCGAGAACAAGGGCACCCCGGTGATCACGATCTCGGGCGCGCCGACCCGGGACACCAGCGGACAGCTCCGGATGACGACCATCGAGGCGACGAATCCGGACACCCGGGTCTCGCTCGGCGATGTGCTCGACGCGTGGTTCGACACGGACCGGGCGGTCATGCCGCGCGACTCGGTCTATCCGAGCGGGCAGTCCACCAAGGAGATCGAGCGGCACAACACCGCGCAGATGAAGGAGTCCCAGGACGCGGCGACGCAGGCGGCGCTGAACTACCTGGACCTGAAGGACGACGACATCAAGGTCTCGCTGAAGCTGGCGGACGTCGGCGGCCCCAGCGCGGGCCTGCTGTTCTCCCTGGGCATCGTCGACAAGCTGGACGGCGACGGCAGCGGCGGCGACCTCACCGGTGGCCGCACCATCGCCGGGACCGGCACGATCGAGGCGGACGGCACGGTGGGCGCGGTCGGGGGCGTGCCCCTGAAGACGCAGGCCGCGAGGCGGGACGGGGCGACGGTGTTCCTGGTCCCCGAGGACGAGTGCTCGGACGCGGAGGCGGAGCTGCCGAAGGGGCTGCGGCTCGTTCCGGTGACCACGCTGAAGGGCGCGATCAGCGCGCTGGTGGCGCTGGAGACGGGGAAGGGCTCCGTGCCGAGCTGCTAG
- a CDS encoding IclR family transcriptional regulator: MTAETSQTLDRGLRVLKLLADTDHGLTVTELSNKLGVNRTVVYRLLATLEQHALVRRDLGGRARVGLGVLRLGRQVHPLVREAALPALRSLAEDIGATAHLTLVDGAEALAVAVVEPTWTDYHVAYRAGFRHPLDRGAAGRAILSARTQPLRDPGYTLTHGELEAGASGAAAPLLGVTGVEGSVGVVMLADAVPERVGPRVVDAAKEVAEALR; encoded by the coding sequence GTGACCGCGGAGACCTCTCAGACGCTCGACCGAGGACTACGTGTCCTCAAGCTGTTGGCCGATACGGACCACGGGCTGACCGTCACCGAGCTATCCAACAAACTGGGCGTCAACCGGACCGTGGTGTACCGGTTGCTCGCCACGCTGGAACAACATGCCCTCGTCCGCCGTGACCTGGGCGGACGTGCCCGGGTCGGGCTCGGAGTGCTGCGCCTTGGCCGTCAGGTGCACCCACTCGTGCGCGAGGCGGCACTGCCGGCCCTGCGCTCCCTGGCCGAGGACATAGGAGCCACCGCCCATCTCACCCTGGTCGACGGGGCGGAGGCGCTCGCCGTCGCCGTGGTCGAGCCGACGTGGACGGACTACCACGTGGCGTACCGGGCCGGATTCCGTCACCCACTGGACCGCGGGGCCGCGGGCCGAGCCATCCTCTCCGCCCGCACCCAGCCGCTCCGGGACCCCGGGTACACCCTGACCCACGGGGAACTGGAGGCGGGCGCGAGCGGCGCCGCCGCACCACTGCTCGGCGTCACGGGCGTCGAGGGCAGCGTCGGAGTCGTGATGCTGGCCGACGCGGTGCCGGAACGCGTGGGGCCACGGGTCGTGGACGCGGCGAAGGAGGTCGCGGAGGCATTGCGCTGA